The proteins below come from a single Danio aesculapii chromosome 25, fDanAes4.1, whole genome shotgun sequence genomic window:
- the LOC130219200 gene encoding uncharacterized protein LOC130219200 produces the protein MDIRMFLESHGEPSVTAYACSCAAGKGLCNHLTALLYQTAHYVQLHLKSVPPTVACTSEQQRWHRPRTQGVSPEAVSQLIVQKPCSLGKTGVKSTLYRAHTGPLPDTHVLASGAKLNQMDPKPLLAHILEGMSEMELVNSQFGPLPRGSPLSYHYPLTAADQPTVDFPNLPMCGSQFCTNLNFVPTHHQSFHLQSIQVSHILSGQIEHNTRLQSNCAAWAHARQPRVTASRFREVCHVVGESASQSLAARILKGTKQTTAMKRGLELEPEILKQYSETKRVTVLPCGFVVHPDAPHLGASPDGRVYDPSEIFPFGLVEVKATSAESIGQASFIKMQKGQAKLKETHKYYWQVQGQLAVTGLQWCDFVTDTQSDITIQRIWRDDVFISSMKEKLDIYYYYVYMDKYLSMV, from the exons ATGGATATCAGG ATGTTTTTGGAGTCTCATGGAGAGCCTAGTGTCACTGCTTATGCATGTAGTTGTGCAGCTGGCAAAGGGTTATGTAACCATCTAACAGCTCTGTTGTATCAAACAGCCCACTATGTGCAGCTTCATCTAAAATCTGTCCCACCAACAGTGGCTTGCACAAGTGAACAACAGAGATGGCATCGTCCAAGGACACAG ggTGTCAGTCCAGAGGCAGTGAGTCAACTTATAGTTCAGAAACCATGTTCTCTGGGGAAGACAGGAGTAAAGTCTACGCTGTACAGGGCTCACACAG GTCCACTTCCAGATACACACGTCTTGGCTTCTGGAGCAAAACTGAACCAGATGGACCCAAAACCTTTGCTGGCTCATATACTTGAAGGCATGTCAGAAATGGAGCTGGTCAACTCGCAGTTTGGTCCTTTACCTCGGGGCAGTCCTCTTTCCTACCACTATCCACTCACAGCTGCTGATCAACCTACAGTTGATTTCCCCAACCTGCCCATGTGTGGCAGTCAGTTTTGTACAAACTTAAATTTTGTTCCCACTCACCACCAATCCTTTCATTTGCAGTCTATACAAGTATCACACATCTTATCCGGTCAGATTGAGCACAATACAAGACTACAGTCAAATTGTGCTGCCTGGGCACATGCGCGTCAACCAAGAGTCACAGCAAGCAGGTTTAGGGAAGTCTGCCATGTGGTTGGGGAATCTGCTAGCCAGTCATTGGCAGCACGTATATTAAAAGGCACAAAGCAGACAACTGCTATGAAACGTGGACTTGAGCTTGAACCAGAAATTTTGAAACAATATTCTGAAACAAAGAGGGTTACCGTTTTACCTTGTGGCTTTGTTGTTCACCCAGACGCACCACATCTGGGAGCCAGTCCAGATGGGAGAGTATATGACCCATCTGAAATCTTCCCATTTGGTCTAGTGGAAGTGAAAGCTACATCTGCTGAAAGTATAGGCCAGGCTTCATTCATTAAAATGCAAAAGGGCCAAGCCAAACTCAAAGAAACACACAAATACTATTGGCAGGTTCAAGGCCAGCTTGCTGTAACTGGTCTGCAGTGGTGTGACTTCGTGACTGACACACAGTCAGACATAACCATCCAGAGGATCTGGCGAGATGATGTCTTTATATCATCAATGAAGGAGAAGTtggacatttattattattatgtatatatggaCAAATATCTATCTATGGTTTAA